A genomic stretch from Chiloscyllium plagiosum isolate BGI_BamShark_2017 chromosome 2, ASM401019v2, whole genome shotgun sequence includes:
- the tal2 gene encoding T-cell acute lymphocytic leukemia protein 2 — protein sequence MTKKVFTNTRERWRQQNVNSAFAELRKLVPTHPPDKKLSKNEILRLAMKYIDFLVKLLKDQGIDQESGKFSNSASFPEVTHGWSPGQRVPVDGSSTPPSPVSGSSSGNERSVSPSSLPEDQSCAADSAVAPSTAILYQFALLKKLNVL from the coding sequence ATGACTAAAAAGGTTTTCACCAACACAAGGGAGAGATGGAGGCAGCAAAACGTAAACAGCGCCTTTGCAGAGTTGCGCAAACTGGTCCCGACTCACCCTCCAGATAAGAAACTGAGCAAAAACGAAATTTTGCGCCTGGCGATGAAATACATCGATTTCCTGGTGAAGCTGCTTAAAGATCAAGGAATAGATCAAGAAAGTGGGAAGTTTAGCAACTCAGCATCCTTTCCGGAGGTTACCCACGGATGGTCCCCAGGACAGAGAGTACCGGTGGATGGGAGCAGCACCCCCCCTTCACCAGTGTCAGGTAGCAGCAGCGGGAATGAGAGATCAGTCAGTCCCAGCAGCTTACCCGAGGACCAGTCCTGCGCAGCCGACAGCGCCGTAGCACCATCCACTGCCATTCTGTATCAGTTTGCTCTGTTAAAAAAGTTAAATGTTTTGTAG